A stretch of Clostridia bacterium DNA encodes these proteins:
- the pheS gene encoding phenylalanine--tRNA ligase subunit alpha, with protein sequence MRDQLNEIRENAKLAIEKATSLEELKDIQVQFLGKKGKLTQVLRGMGKLSSEERPAIGQLANVIRDELGASFDRSSKALSKKAMEQKLNGETIDVTLPGKKMKLGNKHPVTLVEERIKEIFSQMGYTVEEGPEVETDYYNFERLNIPKNHPAREMQDTFYISEDIVLRTHTSPVQARVMDELSPQLPVKIIAPGRVFRRDDDATHSPMFHQVEGLIVDENITFADLRGTLLEFIKQMFGEDREIRLRPSYFPFTEPSAEVDVSCLFCNGEGCRLCKQTGWIEILGSGMVHPHVLEMAGYDSKKVTGFAFGVGIDRIAMLKYGIDDMRLLFENDIRFLEQF encoded by the coding sequence ATGAGAGATCAGTTGAATGAAATTCGTGAAAACGCGAAACTGGCGATTGAAAAAGCGACTTCATTAGAAGAATTAAAGGATATTCAGGTGCAGTTCCTGGGTAAAAAAGGTAAGTTGACTCAGGTCCTTCGTGGCATGGGCAAGCTTAGTTCGGAAGAACGCCCAGCCATTGGTCAACTGGCGAATGTTATACGTGATGAATTAGGTGCGTCATTCGACAGAAGCAGCAAGGCCTTGTCTAAAAAGGCGATGGAGCAAAAACTGAATGGCGAAACAATTGATGTTACCCTTCCGGGTAAAAAGATGAAGTTGGGAAATAAACATCCGGTAACATTAGTTGAAGAACGCATAAAAGAGATATTTTCACAGATGGGTTACACGGTAGAAGAAGGACCAGAAGTAGAAACAGATTACTATAATTTTGAACGTCTGAACATTCCGAAGAATCATCCAGCTAGAGAAATGCAAGATACATTTTATATTTCTGAGGACATCGTCTTAAGGACCCATACTAGTCCGGTGCAGGCGAGAGTGATGGACGAGCTAAGTCCACAACTCCCTGTTAAAATTATTGCTCCAGGACGTGTGTTCCGCCGCGATGATGATGCTACCCATTCTCCAATGTTTCACCAGGTAGAAGGGCTGATAGTAGACGAGAACATCACCTTTGCAGATTTACGGGGTACCTTGCTAGAATTCATCAAGCAGATGTTCGGGGAGGACAGAGAAATACGCTTGCGTCCTAGCTATTTCCCATTTACTGAACCAAGTGCAGAGGTGGATGTATCGTGCTTATTCTGTAATGGCGAAGGATGCCGTTTATGCAAACAAACCGGATGGATTGAGATTCTTGGTAGTGGTATGGTTCATCCTCATGTGCTGGAGATGGCTGGATATGACAGCAAGAAGGTTACTGGATTTGCTTTCGGTGTGGGAATAGATCGGATTGCCATGTTGAAATACGGTATTGATGATATGCGGCTGTTATTTGAGAACGACATTCGTTTCTTGGAACAGTTTTAG
- a CDS encoding RNA methyltransferase, with protein MKCKTRRGRDKQGLFILEGEKPIREALLAGIAPVVLYVRENSPVIEELPGLLGEKQETVRILETNMFDALCETVTSQDLFFAGRIPKHDMKEYAGTGDLLIIDQVQDPGNLGTILRTSVAAGILDIVLTKGTVDLYNPKVLRSSAGGFFKCRIYYSNEYSVLLDRLQELGVEVVCADVDGTVDLFSLKKEGPQALIVGNEGNGPDRALINGAGQLVRIPMPGGSESLNVSVAAALLVYESVRKRKTD; from the coding sequence ATGAAATGTAAAACTAGAAGAGGCCGTGATAAACAAGGCCTTTTCATTTTAGAGGGAGAAAAACCAATTCGTGAAGCTTTATTAGCTGGAATTGCTCCGGTCGTCTTGTATGTCCGTGAAAATTCTCCTGTGATTGAGGAGTTACCTGGATTGCTCGGGGAAAAGCAAGAAACTGTTCGAATCCTAGAAACGAATATGTTTGATGCATTGTGTGAGACCGTAACTTCGCAAGATCTTTTTTTTGCAGGTCGTATACCCAAACACGATATGAAGGAATACGCTGGTACAGGGGATTTACTAATCATAGACCAAGTCCAAGATCCTGGAAATTTGGGAACGATTCTAAGGACTAGCGTGGCTGCTGGCATCCTAGATATTGTGCTCACCAAGGGGACAGTGGATTTGTATAATCCTAAAGTATTGCGGTCTTCTGCAGGGGGATTTTTCAAATGCAGGATATATTATTCTAATGAGTATAGTGTCTTATTGGATCGGCTACAAGAGCTGGGAGTGGAAGTGGTCTGCGCTGATGTAGATGGAACAGTAGACCTATTTAGTTTGAAAAAAGAAGGACCACAGGCACTGATTGTCGGCAACGAAGGCAATGGACCGGATAGGGCCCTAATAAATGGTGCAGGTCAACTGGTACGGATACCAATGCCTGGAGGTAGCGAATCGCTTAATGTATCCGTGGCAGCCGCACTCCTAGTGTATGAATCAGTACGTAAAAGAAAGACTGATTGA
- a CDS encoding TrkA family potassium uptake protein — MDNMREFVVIGLGRFGSSLARELVDLGHSVLAIDASEAKVQEISEVVSHAVYADATDEDALKALGIRNFEVAVVSIGEDIQASILATLILKEMGVKTVVVKAISALHAKVLEKIGADRIIFPEREMGVKVAHSLAAPNVLDYMSLDKDYGIEEVAIPERFIGKSLLDLNLRSKYGITVIAVKRNNELIHSPGAETVFQDMDTAVIVGTIKGLKGFGDKS; from the coding sequence ATGGATAATATGAGAGAATTTGTGGTAATTGGGTTAGGGCGTTTTGGTTCTAGCTTGGCTAGAGAATTAGTAGACCTCGGACATAGTGTATTGGCTATTGATGCTTCAGAAGCCAAAGTACAAGAAATATCTGAAGTAGTATCTCATGCTGTATATGCTGATGCTACTGACGAAGATGCATTAAAGGCTTTAGGGATTCGTAATTTTGAAGTTGCAGTAGTATCCATAGGAGAAGATATCCAGGCTAGTATATTGGCCACATTAATTCTAAAGGAAATGGGTGTTAAAACGGTAGTGGTTAAAGCCATTAGCGCCTTGCATGCAAAAGTGTTGGAAAAAATTGGTGCAGACCGCATTATTTTTCCAGAACGTGAGATGGGTGTCAAGGTGGCCCATTCTTTAGCTGCGCCGAATGTATTGGATTATATGTCATTGGATAAGGACTATGGTATTGAGGAAGTGGCTATACCAGAACGATTCATCGGTAAGAGTTTGTTGGACTTAAACCTGAGATCGAAATATGGGATTACTGTAATTGCCGTCAAGAGAAATAATGAGCTAATTCATAGTCCCGGTGCAGAGACTGTATTTCAAGATATGGATACCGCAGTAATCGTGGGAACCATAAAAGGTCTGAAGGGATTTGGAGATAAAAGTTAG
- the rplT gene encoding 50S ribosomal protein L20: MARVKRGVTARRRHKKILKQAKGYFGMKSKIFRPANQQVMKSLAYSYAHRKKKKGDFRKLWIQRINAATRMEGMSYSRFINGLKVSGVEINRKVLADLAVNDQEAFKGLVSVAKEGLNA, translated from the coding sequence ATGGCAAGAGTGAAAAGAGGGGTAACTGCCCGTCGTCGTCATAAAAAAATACTAAAACAAGCTAAAGGTTACTTTGGCATGAAGTCAAAGATTTTCAGACCAGCGAATCAGCAGGTTATGAAATCCTTAGCATATTCATATGCTCATAGGAAAAAGAAAAAAGGCGATTTCAGAAAACTGTGGATTCAGAGAATCAATGCTGCAACTAGGATGGAAGGCATGTCCTACAGCAGATTTATCAATGGTTTGAAGGTATCAGGCGTTGAAATCAACCGAAAAGTATTGGCTGATTTGGCAGTAAATGACCAAGAAGCTTTTAAAGGCTTGGTTTCTGTAGCTAAAGAAGGTCTAAACGCGTAA
- the rpmI gene encoding 50S ribosomal protein L35 produces MPKMKSHRGAAKRFKKTGSGKFKRGHAFTSHILEHKSPKRKRGLRKVSVLNATEQKRVEKLLPYS; encoded by the coding sequence ATGCCAAAAATGAAAAGCCACAGAGGCGCAGCAAAACGTTTCAAGAAGACCGGTAGTGGAAAATTTAAAAGAGGCCATGCTTTTACTAGTCATATTTTGGAGCACAAAAGCCCTAAACGGAAGCGTGGATTGAGAAAAGTTAGTGTACTGAATGCGACTGAGCAGAAACGCGTAGAGAAGCTTCTGCCCTACAGCTAG
- a CDS encoding translation initiation factor IF-3, protein MIRAKEVRLIGPEGEAFDIVPLNKAKEIAREAGLDLVEIAPQAKPPVCKVMDYGKFKYDKLKRQKEARKKQKTIVVKEVKFRIKIEEHDFQVKAKNAKKFLLAGNKLKVTIMFRGRERSHPEMGREICLKLAKQMDAFSTIEKMPKAEGRNMIMILNPLPEKELESYLKSQEKVDQKVEIEAETEATIEAETEAIPKIEE, encoded by the coding sequence ATGATTCGCGCGAAAGAAGTCAGACTGATTGGACCTGAAGGTGAAGCGTTCGACATCGTACCGTTGAACAAGGCAAAAGAGATTGCCAGAGAAGCAGGTCTTGATTTGGTTGAGATAGCTCCCCAGGCCAAGCCACCAGTTTGCAAGGTGATGGATTACGGGAAATTCAAATACGACAAATTGAAGAGACAAAAGGAAGCACGCAAAAAGCAAAAAACAATTGTCGTTAAAGAAGTTAAATTCAGAATCAAGATTGAAGAACATGATTTTCAGGTAAAGGCCAAGAATGCCAAGAAATTTTTGTTGGCCGGCAACAAACTGAAGGTTACCATTATGTTCAGAGGCAGGGAAAGAAGTCACCCGGAGATGGGACGCGAAATTTGTTTAAAATTGGCAAAACAGATGGACGCATTCTCAACAATTGAGAAAATGCCCAAAGCGGAAGGAAGAAACATGATTATGATTCTAAATCCGCTTCCCGAAAAAGAATTGGAATCATATTTGAAGTCTCAAGAAAAAGTAGATCAGAAAGTTGAAATAGAAGCTGAAACTGAAGCTACAATAGAAGCTGAAACTGAAGCTATACCTAAGATTGAAGAATAG
- the thrS gene encoding threonine--tRNA ligase, translating to MLNITLKDGKVLEIEKGTTAYQVAENISKKLAKFALVAKFNGELIDLGRPLTEDGELEILDFASEEGLDAYRHSSAHIMAQAVQNLFPDVKFGIGPAIKDGFYYDFDTEHKFTPEDLEKIEKEVERIIKEDYQFERKEVSREEALSFFKEKNEQYKVELIEALPEDSVITMYTQGSFTDLCRGPHLPSTGKLKAIKLMNLAGAYWRGDEKNKMLQRIYGTSFPKKSQLDDYLKRLDEAKKRDHRRLGKELDLFTIEEEGPGFPIFLPKGMILRNELEDFMRDEYRKWEYEEIKTPIILNRSLWEQSGHWDHYKENMYFTQIDDVDYSIKPMNCPGCMLAYKYAQHSYRELPIRYAEMGLVHRHEKSGVLHGLMRVRAFTQDDAHIFMLYSQITDEIKKVIEMIDEIYKVFGFSYNIELSTRPEKAMGDIALWDKATDDLRQALEDLKLPYVINEGDGAFYGPKIDFHLEDSIGRTWQCGTIQLDFQMPEKFDINYIGEDGNKHRPAMIHRAIFGSVERFIGILIEHYAGAFPTWLAPVQARVLSISENNLEYCQNVVAELKKNGIRAELDVRNEKIGYKIREAQVQKIPYMLVVGDQEMENNTVAVRPRAGGKQEVLSVEQFATNILDEIANKR from the coding sequence ATGTTAAATATTACGCTGAAGGACGGAAAGGTCCTGGAAATTGAGAAGGGAACGACCGCATATCAGGTGGCGGAAAATATCAGTAAAAAATTGGCCAAATTTGCCTTAGTGGCAAAGTTTAACGGAGAGCTGATTGATTTGGGGCGTCCTCTCACTGAGGATGGAGAATTGGAAATCTTGGACTTCGCTTCCGAAGAAGGCTTGGATGCTTACCGACATTCTTCAGCTCACATAATGGCTCAAGCGGTTCAGAATTTATTTCCAGATGTTAAGTTTGGCATTGGCCCGGCTATCAAAGATGGATTTTATTATGACTTTGATACAGAGCACAAGTTTACGCCGGAAGATTTGGAAAAGATTGAAAAAGAAGTAGAAAGAATCATCAAGGAAGATTACCAATTTGAGCGCAAAGAAGTTAGCCGTGAGGAAGCGCTCAGCTTTTTCAAAGAGAAAAATGAACAGTATAAAGTGGAATTGATTGAGGCACTACCAGAAGATTCTGTTATCACGATGTATACCCAAGGATCATTCACGGACCTTTGCAGAGGACCACATTTGCCTTCAACTGGCAAACTAAAAGCCATTAAGTTGATGAATTTGGCGGGCGCTTATTGGAGGGGTGATGAAAAGAATAAGATGTTGCAGAGAATCTATGGCACATCTTTCCCCAAAAAGAGTCAGTTGGATGATTATTTAAAACGTTTGGACGAAGCCAAAAAACGGGACCATAGACGATTAGGCAAAGAATTGGACCTGTTCACTATTGAAGAAGAAGGTCCTGGTTTCCCTATCTTTTTGCCCAAAGGAATGATTCTCAGAAATGAGTTGGAAGATTTTATGCGTGATGAATATCGCAAGTGGGAATATGAAGAAATTAAGACTCCCATTATTCTGAACCGTTCTTTGTGGGAACAATCAGGCCATTGGGATCATTACAAAGAGAATATGTACTTTACTCAGATTGACGATGTAGATTATTCGATAAAGCCGATGAACTGCCCGGGTTGTATGCTTGCCTATAAGTATGCCCAGCATTCTTACCGTGAATTGCCTATCCGTTATGCTGAGATGGGCTTGGTACACCGTCATGAAAAATCTGGTGTTCTCCACGGCTTGATGCGAGTACGTGCTTTTACGCAAGATGATGCTCATATCTTTATGCTCTACTCACAGATTACGGATGAAATAAAAAAAGTAATTGAGATGATTGATGAAATATACAAGGTGTTTGGTTTCTCCTATAATATTGAGTTATCGACTAGACCGGAAAAAGCGATGGGAGATATTGCCCTTTGGGACAAAGCAACAGATGATTTGAGACAAGCTCTTGAAGATTTAAAACTTCCGTATGTTATTAATGAAGGCGATGGAGCATTCTATGGTCCTAAGATCGATTTCCATTTAGAAGATTCTATCGGCCGTACGTGGCAGTGTGGAACCATTCAACTTGATTTCCAAATGCCTGAAAAATTTGATATTAACTATATTGGAGAGGACGGAAACAAACATCGTCCCGCTATGATTCATAGGGCTATTTTCGGCTCAGTTGAACGCTTTATTGGAATCTTGATAGAACATTATGCCGGCGCATTCCCAACCTGGTTGGCACCTGTACAGGCTAGAGTGTTATCTATTTCAGAAAACAATCTAGAATATTGTCAAAATGTCGTAGCAGAACTAAAGAAAAACGGCATCCGAGCAGAACTGGATGTTCGGAATGAAAAGATTGGTTATAAGATTCGGGAAGCACAAGTACAAAAAATCCCCTACATGCTGGTAGTTGGTGACCAAGAGATGGAAAACAACACGGTGGCGGTTCGACCTAGAGCTGGAGGAAAACAAGAAGTGCTTAGCGTTGAGCAGTTTGCAACAAACATCTTAGACGAGATTGCAAACAAAAGATAA
- a CDS encoding radical SAM protein — protein MYKYRYIYGPVPSRRLGLSLGVSPIPDNHCTQSCIYCQLGRTRKLTDVREEYFPLEDMESELDHFLATPRSFDVVTIVGEGEPTLYLRLGELIRAIQKRTEKPVAVITNGSLLCHNEMREELSCADIVLPSVDAVTEKQYKYINRPCRHLSIESHLAGIQEFSKSYKGQLWLETMMIKGVNDRDEDLFALGKYLEGVSYDRLYINTPVRPPAESFVEEPDIERVTRAVEILGGIAINELTSEGFCSDIEDDFEAIQSIIRRHPMNQYEIRTFLKTRGSEDPEKILALMNENQDIHKIEYKNYVTYRLN, from the coding sequence ATGTATAAATATCGATATATATACGGACCCGTTCCATCAAGGAGACTCGGATTATCATTGGGTGTGAGCCCTATTCCAGACAATCATTGTACTCAATCGTGTATCTATTGTCAGTTGGGCCGAACCCGGAAATTAACGGATGTCAGAGAAGAATATTTTCCCTTGGAAGATATGGAGTCAGAACTGGATCATTTTTTAGCTACACCTAGATCCTTTGACGTTGTAACCATCGTAGGAGAAGGTGAACCAACTCTTTATCTACGGCTAGGAGAATTGATTCGCGCCATTCAAAAACGAACGGAAAAACCGGTTGCTGTAATTACCAACGGTTCTTTACTATGTCATAACGAAATGCGTGAAGAATTGTCTTGTGCAGATATCGTGTTGCCTTCAGTAGATGCAGTTACGGAGAAACAATATAAATACATAAACCGACCATGCAGGCATTTAAGTATTGAGAGTCATTTGGCTGGTATTCAGGAATTTTCCAAATCGTATAAAGGTCAGCTGTGGCTGGAAACGATGATGATAAAGGGAGTAAATGACCGTGACGAAGATCTATTTGCTCTAGGCAAGTATCTAGAGGGTGTTAGCTATGACCGATTGTATATAAATACACCCGTTAGACCACCAGCAGAAAGCTTTGTCGAAGAACCGGACATTGAACGGGTAACTCGGGCGGTAGAAATACTTGGTGGTATTGCCATCAATGAGTTGACCTCGGAAGGATTTTGTAGCGATATTGAAGATGACTTTGAGGCAATACAAAGCATCATCAGGCGTCACCCAATGAATCAGTATGAAATTCGCACGTTTCTGAAGACGAGAGGCTCCGAGGACCCAGAAAAAATACTGGCTTTGATGAATGAAAATCAAGATATTCATAAAATTGAATACAAGAATTATGTGACCTATAGGCTCAATTAG
- a CDS encoding NAD-dependent protein deacylase, with the protein METEWKQQIETLREILVNSERLVFLGGAGVSTESGIPDYRSASGLYNQDSGEFYSGATILSHSFFMKHPDIFYRYYKGKLIHKEAKPNRAHEVLANLEADNHVSLIITQNIDGLHELAGSKLVYDIHGNMYRNYCIDCNKEYELDYIINTEKEVPRCNVCGGIIRPDVVLYEEGLDSELLQDAIRKISLADTMLVGGTSLEVNPARGLVQYFTGKNLVFINLEATGMDQWATMIIRGKIGEVLDATGL; encoded by the coding sequence ATGGAAACCGAATGGAAACAACAAATTGAAACGCTTAGAGAAATATTGGTAAATAGTGAGCGATTGGTATTTTTGGGTGGAGCTGGTGTTAGCACAGAGTCCGGCATACCTGATTACCGATCAGCTAGTGGGCTGTACAATCAGGATTCGGGTGAATTCTATTCAGGGGCAACAATCTTATCTCATAGCTTCTTTATGAAGCATCCGGATATCTTTTACCGGTATTATAAAGGGAAGCTAATTCACAAGGAAGCAAAGCCCAACCGCGCACATGAAGTTTTGGCAAATCTTGAAGCAGACAACCATGTTTCCTTAATTATTACCCAAAATATTGATGGTCTACATGAATTGGCAGGCTCAAAGTTAGTCTACGATATTCATGGCAATATGTATCGCAATTATTGTATCGACTGTAATAAAGAGTATGAATTAGATTATATAATAAATACTGAAAAAGAAGTCCCACGTTGCAATGTATGTGGTGGCATTATTCGTCCAGATGTGGTTCTCTATGAGGAAGGGTTAGATAGCGAACTTCTCCAGGATGCCATTCGAAAAATTAGTCTAGCAGATACCATGCTGGTGGGAGGCACGTCACTTGAAGTAAATCCAGCCAGAGGCTTAGTGCAATACTTTACAGGTAAAAATCTAGTGTTTATCAATTTGGAGGCGACGGGTATGGACCAGTGGGCGACGATGATTATCCGGGGAAAAATTGGTGAAGTTTTAGATGCAACAGGTTTGTAG
- a CDS encoding ribonuclease H family protein gives MKQKKYYAVYKGQPPVPAILDDWNLCKEKIHNFPGAQYKSFKTKEAALAYLAMKDGTDPVSFAKKHTELAGGIQLALLEDKEDLIYNRPKETEVDLYVDGSFQEGIDAYGYGCVLVRHGEVIESFSGFGDKKDAVALRNVSGEMLGAVEGLKRVYDLGYHSVSLYFDYQGIESWATGEWKRNNIHTAAYHEYMKKVRRKIQILFVKVQAHSGNKWNEMADVLAKEGVQAAKHGKCQK, from the coding sequence ATGAAACAAAAAAAATATTATGCCGTATACAAAGGGCAACCGCCGGTTCCAGCTATACTTGATGACTGGAATTTGTGCAAAGAAAAGATCCATAACTTTCCAGGAGCGCAATACAAGAGCTTTAAGACCAAGGAAGCGGCTCTAGCTTATTTGGCGATGAAAGACGGAACAGACCCAGTGTCTTTTGCTAAGAAACACACAGAATTAGCGGGTGGGATTCAACTGGCTTTGTTAGAAGATAAAGAGGATTTGATTTACAATAGGCCTAAGGAAACGGAAGTTGATCTTTATGTGGATGGTAGTTTCCAAGAAGGAATTGATGCCTATGGCTATGGCTGCGTATTGGTACGCCATGGAGAAGTGATTGAATCTTTTTCTGGCTTCGGGGACAAAAAAGACGCAGTAGCCCTTCGCAACGTTTCGGGAGAAATGTTAGGAGCCGTTGAGGGATTGAAACGAGTGTATGATTTGGGATACCATTCTGTATCCCTATATTTTGATTATCAGGGAATTGAGTCCTGGGCTACTGGAGAATGGAAACGAAACAATATACACACGGCAGCCTATCATGAATACATGAAGAAGGTTAGACGAAAAATACAGATTTTATTTGTGAAAGTACAAGCGCATAGTGGCAATAAGTGGAATGAAATGGCCGATGTGCTGGCTAAGGAAGGAGTACAAGCAGCGAAACATGGAAAATGTCAAAAATAA
- a CDS encoding DUF3369 domain-containing protein: MRKRKITPYSDYKIIAVDDEQGIIDSLEVVLRRNGYDFTGETDPLRAIERIKNEHFDLMILDYLMFPLHGDEVVRQIREYDREIYILLLTGHRELAPPLETIKSLAIQGYCEKSDKFDQLILLVESGIKSIDMLKTIKKFQEGLNKILLAVPKIYQLQPLGNILEEILQEIMPLVNSEDAFILVDDITEENKLEAEHRSIFRGIGKYKAEITDFMDMLSPELMANIGHARTNNEVEIINGGVILPLFNEYLESIGVIYVEIIKDDLFHTTDGVSLLKIYASQAASSLSNAFLHSMVNMKNDELNRTYDELKTRYMDTIVALRLVVDAKDIYTRGHSDRVAYYAKKLGTKIGLAEEELEKLKIAGLFHDVGKIGTADDILSKAERLSKDEFDEIKKHPLKGAHILSAVSMFKEVVPIVKCHHERIDGNGYPEGLTGDEIPYYAKIISVADAFDAMMSDRQYRSKLDLGTAIEQLKGGRGTQFDAEIVDVFVDILKDFDSIQKDLNVLNDTILDSNIEEGL; encoded by the coding sequence ATGAGGAAACGTAAAATCACTCCATATTCGGATTATAAAATTATCGCAGTAGACGACGAACAAGGGATTATTGACTCTCTTGAGGTCGTGCTTCGACGAAATGGGTATGATTTTACTGGCGAGACGGACCCGTTGAGAGCAATTGAAAGAATAAAAAATGAGCATTTTGACTTGATGATTCTAGACTATTTGATGTTTCCTTTGCATGGAGATGAGGTTGTAAGACAAATACGAGAATACGACCGCGAGATATACATTCTCCTCCTAACTGGACATAGAGAATTGGCTCCACCGTTGGAAACCATTAAGTCCTTAGCAATACAGGGATACTGTGAGAAGAGCGACAAGTTTGACCAACTGATTTTATTGGTTGAATCAGGAATTAAGTCAATTGATATGCTTAAGACCATTAAAAAATTCCAAGAGGGTCTTAATAAAATCCTATTGGCGGTACCCAAGATTTATCAACTGCAACCATTGGGGAATATTCTAGAAGAAATATTGCAGGAAATCATGCCGCTCGTGAATAGTGAAGATGCCTTTATACTAGTAGATGATATTACAGAAGAAAATAAGTTAGAGGCAGAACACCGCAGTATATTCCGAGGCATTGGTAAATACAAAGCAGAGATTACAGATTTCATGGATATGCTTAGTCCGGAATTAATGGCCAATATTGGTCATGCTCGGACAAACAATGAAGTTGAAATCATCAATGGTGGGGTAATTTTACCTCTATTTAATGAGTATTTGGAATCTATCGGGGTTATTTATGTAGAAATCATCAAAGATGATTTGTTTCATACAACAGATGGTGTAAGTTTGCTGAAAATTTATGCCAGTCAGGCTGCTTCTTCATTGAGCAACGCTTTTTTACATAGCATGGTGAATATGAAGAATGATGAACTGAATAGAACGTATGATGAATTAAAGACCAGGTACATGGATACTATTGTAGCATTACGCTTAGTTGTAGATGCGAAAGATATATATACACGAGGTCACTCAGATCGGGTTGCCTATTACGCCAAAAAATTGGGGACCAAAATCGGACTTGCTGAAGAAGAATTGGAAAAACTGAAAATAGCAGGCCTCTTTCATGACGTGGGGAAAATCGGTACAGCCGATGATATCTTGTCTAAAGCAGAACGACTTAGCAAAGACGAGTTTGATGAGATCAAGAAGCATCCTCTAAAAGGAGCACATATCTTGTCTGCGGTATCCATGTTTAAAGAAGTGGTACCAATCGTTAAATGCCATCATGAACGAATTGATGGGAATGGATATCCAGAAGGTCTTACAGGAGATGAAATACCCTACTATGCCAAAATAATATCCGTAGCAGATGCTTTTGATGCGATGATGTCTGACCGGCAATACCGCTCGAAGCTCGACCTAGGGACTGCGATTGAGCAGCTTAAAGGTGGGCGAGGGACTCAGTTTGATGCAGAAATAGTAGACGTGTTTGTTGATATTCTGAAAGACTTTGATTCAATACAAAAAGACTTGAACGTTTTGAATGATACTATATTAGATAGCAACATAGAAGAAGGACTATAG